A genomic window from Scophthalmus maximus strain ysfricsl-2021 chromosome 17, ASM2237912v1, whole genome shotgun sequence includes:
- the nlk1 gene encoding nemo-like kinase, type 1: MSFHGAGRPTVCGDLFPGSELGHKYFCVNSSCGAPSTGLSATPCLTGPTAPAGTPRHPTALGGSAGGGAAVPQPYSNPASEVPSPAEMEPDRPIGYGAFGVVWSVTDPRDGRKVALKKMPNVFQNLVSCKRVFRELRMLCFFKHDNVLSALDILQPPQIDCFEEIYVITELMQSDLHKVIVSPQPLTTDHIKVFLYQILRGLKYLHSAGILHRDIKPGNLLVNSNCLLKICDFGLARVEEPDPSRHMTQEVVTQYYRAPEVLMGCRHYGSAIDVWSVGCIFAELLGRRILFQAQSPIQQLDLITDLLGTPPLSALASACEGARAHILRGPHKPPSLSVLYMLSDGATHEAVHLLCRMLVFDPAKRISGSDALSHPYLDEGRLRYHTCMCQCCYSVPSGRVYTRDFEPVAERPFSHSYENSLLSVWQGKELIHRFITEHQQGKRVPLCINPQSAAFKTFIRSTAWHSSKVSRKEER; this comes from the exons ATGTCGTTCCACGGCGCGGGCCGACCGACCGTGTGCGGGGACCTGTTTCCGGGCTCCGAGTTGGGCCACAAGTATTTCTGCGTGAACTCGTCGTGCGGAGCTCCGTCCACGGGCCTGAGCGCCACGCCGTGCCTCACCGGACCCACCGCGCCGGCCGGGACGCCCCGTCACCCCACTGCCCTCGGGGGCAGCGCCGGCGGCGGAGCAGCGGTGCCGCAGCCCTACAGCAACCCGGCCAGCGAGGTGCCCAGCCCGGCCGAGATGGAGCCGGACCGACCCATCGGCTATGGCGCATTTGGTGTCGTGTG GTCCGTGACTGATCCCAGAGACGGACGCAAAGTGGCTCTGAAGAAGATGCCCAACGTCTTCCAGAACCTGGTCTCCTGTAAGAGGGTCTTCAGAGAGCTGCGCATGCTCTGCTTCTTCAAACACGACAAC GTTTTGTCGGCTCTGGATATTTTGCAGCCTCCGCAAATCGACTGCTTCGAGGAAAT CTACGTGATCACAGAGCTGATGCAGAGCGACCTCCACAAAGTGATCGTGTCTCCTCAGCCTCTCACCACCGACCACATCAAGGTCTTCCTCTACCAGATCCTCCGAG gTCTGAAGTATCTTCACTCTGCTGGGATCCTGCACAGAGACATCAAACCTGGCAACCTGCTGGTCAACAGCAACTGTCTGCTGAAG ATCTGTGACTTCGGACTGGCCCGTGTGGAGGAGCCCGACCCGTCGCGTCACATGACCCAGGAGGTGGTGACTCAGTACTACCGGGCGCCCGAGGTGCTGATGGGCTGCCGACACTACGGCTCGGCCATCGACGTCTGGTCCGTGGGCTGCATCTTCGCCGAGCTGCTGGGACGACGGATCCTCTTCCAAGCCCAGAGCCCGATCCAGCAG CTGGACCTGATCACCGACCTGCTCGGGACCCCGCCCCTGTCGGCCCTGGCCTCAGCCTGTGAAGGAGCCCGGGCCCACATCCTGAGGGGGCCGCACAAACCG ccGTCGCTGTCCGTCCTCTACATGTTGTCTGACGGAGCGACCCACGAGGCCGTTCACCTGCTGTGTCGCATGCTGGTGTTCGACCCG gcgaAGAGGATCTCCGGCAGCGACGCCCTGTCCCACCCGTACCTGGACGAGGGGCGTCTGCGGTACCACACCTGCATGTGTCAGTGCTGCTACTCGGTTCCCAGCGGACGAGTTTACACCCGCGACTTCGAGCCGGTGGCCGAGCGTCCGTTCAGCCACAGCTACGAGAACAGTCTGCTGTCGGTGTGGCAGGGCAAAG AGTTGATCCATCGCTTCATCACCGAACATCAGCAGGGGAAACGAGTCCCGCTCTGCATCAACCCTCAGAGCGCTGCGTTCAagaccttcatcag
- the cdipt gene encoding CDP-diacylglycerol--inositol 3-phosphatidyltransferase, whose amino-acid sequence MEQENIFYFVPNLIGYARVALALLSFYLLPCCPWPAVFCYLLSALLDAFDGHAARALNQSTRFGAMMDMLTDRCATMCLLVNLSLLYPTYTFLFQLSMCLDIASHWLHLHSSTITGSASHKSIDLSGNPVLRIYYTSKPVLFVMCAGNELFFCLLYVLHHISEPAAWLYWLLGLCGTICLLKSVISLIHLVTASQNMAALDAAERAAAAKRQ is encoded by the exons ATGGAGCAGGAGAATATTTTCTACTTCGTTCCCAATTTGATCG gttaCGCCCGCGTGGCGTtggccctcctctccttctACCTGCTGCCCTGCTGCCCGTGGCCGGCCGTCTTCTGCTACCTGCTCAGCGCTCTGCTGGACGCCTTCGACGGCCACGCCGCCCGGGCGCTCAACCAGT CCACCAGGTTCGGGGCAATGATGGACATGTTGACCGACCGCTGTGCGACCATGTGTCTGCTGGTCAACCTGTCGCTGCTCTACCCGACCTACACCTTTCTGTTCCAGCTCAGCATGTGTCTGGACATCGCCAGCCACTGGCTGCACCTGCACAG ctcCACCATCACAGGATCGGCCAGTCACAAGTCCATCGACCTGTCGGGGAACCCTGTCCTCCGGATCTACTACACCTCCAAG CCGGTTCTGTTCGTCATGTGCGCTGGAAACGAGCTCTTCTTCTGTTTACTCTACGTCCTGCATCACATCTCTGAACCTGCTG cgtGGCTCTACTGGCTGCTCGGTCTCTGTGGAACCATCTGTCTGCTGAAGTCCGTCATCAGCCTCATTCACCTGGTCACCGCCTCTCAGAACATGGCCGCCCTGGACGCCGCCGAGCGGGCGGCGGCCGCCAAGAGGCAGTGA
- the LOC118289108 gene encoding myc-associated zinc finger protein isoform X4, with translation MLLSEPASILTRDRAPRVRSPQATRRPQAPTELLLTAERSGANDRAPSSQADGGSSCSAAVRASCSRAPSPFSRPPPLRAPGRSSSMDTSWSNFLFQTPAAPTRSDTPLQSELLPELSDSSQTPSTDHVVPPPSTVDTAALSEEPLPGEGARGAGLTDWLDLLLSTVQVETVKPVVKAARPPHVCVTCNKEFKNSYNLRRHQSVHTGIRMKDRAAREREDGGRGGGRGEKQAVPLSLLQLTLPPQAPPPPAVAPDTIPQPGLHANQESRPISVSIAPATVTMAAPQQPIQAAVVIVGSMEQTCTSAFATRDRLRAHLIRHEEKVPCHICGKLLSAAYITDHMRVHNQSQHHACHLCNRSFTTLTYLRVHAQKHHGQEWKESGGARGGFGGTGAGGVLLCQLCGVQCKTATQLQGHMGTHANQGNGGGADPTSSGTVGSTSVAVTVSSAASAVGLLVTDCSSIVPQTHS, from the exons ATGCTTCTATCCGAACCGGCCTCCATCTTAACGAGGGACCGAGCTCCGCGCGTCCGGAGCCCGCAGGCGACACGTCGTCCACAGGCCCCGACGGAGCTCCTCCTCACCGCCGAGCGGAGCGGAGCCAACGACCGAGCTCCGTCTTCACAG GCCGACGGAGGCTCGAGCTGCAGCGCGGCGGTTCGAGCGTCTTGTTCCCGGGCTCCGTCGCCCTTCTcccgccccccgcccctccGGGCCCCGGGTCGCTCCTCCAGCATGGACACGTCCTGGAGCAACTTCCTCTTTCAG ACGCCGGCGGCGCCGACGCGATCTGACACTCCTCTGCAGTCGGAGCTCCTCCCCGAGCTCAGCGACTCGTCTCAGACTCCGTCCACGGACCACGTGGTCCCGCCGCCGTCCACCGTCGACACCGCCGCCCTGAGCGAGGAGCCGCTACCTGgtgagggggcgaggggggcggggctaacaGACTGGCTGGACTTACTCCTCAGTACAGTTCAAGTAGAAACAG TGAAGCCCGTGGTGAAGGCGGCTCGTCCTCCTCACGTGTGCGTCACCTGCAACAAGGAGTTCAAGAACAGCTACAACCTGCGGCGGCACCAGTCGGTCCACACGGGCATCAGGATGAAGGACCGGGCGGCCCGCGAGCGGgaggacggggggagggggggagggaggggggagaagcaGGCGGTgccgctctccctcctccagctcaccCTGCCCCCgcaggctcctccccctcccgccGTCGCCCCGGACACCATCCCCCAGCCCGGTCTCCACGCCAACCAGGAGAGCCGGCCCATCTCTGTGTCCATCGCCCCGGCAACCGTAACCATGGCTGCACCGCAGCAGCCCATCCAGGCAGCTGTTGTCATCGTGGGCTCCATGGAGCAG ACGTGCACGTCGGCGTTCGCCACGCGTGATCGACTCCGGGCTCATCTGATCCGTCACGAGGAGAAGGTCCCGTGTCACATCTGTGGGAAACTGCTGTCGGCCGCTTACATCACCGACCACATGAGGGTCCACAACCAATCACAGCACCACGCCTGTCACCTGTGCAACCgca GCTTCACCACCCTCACGTACCTGCGTGTCCACGCTCAGAAGCACCACGGTCAGGAGTGGAAGGAGAGCGGCGGGGCGCGCGGCGGCTTTGGCGGGACGGGGGCGGGTGGCGTGCTGCTCTGCCAGCTGTGCGGCGTTCAGTGCAAGACAGCCACGCAGCTGCAGGGTCACATGGGCACGCACGCCAACCAGGGCAACGGCGGCGGCGCGGACCCGACAAGCTCGGGCACCGTGGGCAGCACCAGCGTGGCCGTCACCGTGTCCAGCGCCGCCAGCGCAGTGGGACTGCTGGTTACTGACTGCTCCAGTATCGTCCCCCAGACTCACAGCTAg
- the LOC118289108 gene encoding myc-associated zinc finger protein isoform X3, whose product MDTSWSNFLFQTPAAPTRSDTPLQSELLPELSDSSQTPSTDHVVPPPSTVDTAALSEEPLPGEGARGAGLTDWLDLLLSTVQVETVKPVVKAARPPHVCVTCNKEFKNSYNLRRHQSVHTGIRMKDRAAREREDGGRGGGRGEKQAVPLSLLQLTLPPQAPPPPAVAPDTIPQPGLHANQESRPISVSIAPATVTMAAPQQPIQAAVVIVGSMEQSRSPGAHSSSSSSSSQVRKNHACEACGKAFRDVYHLNRHRLSHSDEKPYSCPVCQQRFKRKDRMSYHVRSHQGGVEKPYVCPHCAKAFSRPDHLNSHVRQVHSTERPFKCTTCTSAFATRDRLRAHLIRHEEKVPCHICGKLLSAAYITDHMRVHNQSQHHACHLCNRSFTTLTYLRVHAQKHHGQEWKESGGARGGFGGTGAGGVLLCQLCGVQCKTATQLQGHMGTHANQGNGGGADPTSSGTVGSTSVAVTVSSAASAVGLLVTDCSSIVPQTHS is encoded by the exons ATGGACACGTCCTGGAGCAACTTCCTCTTTCAG ACGCCGGCGGCGCCGACGCGATCTGACACTCCTCTGCAGTCGGAGCTCCTCCCCGAGCTCAGCGACTCGTCTCAGACTCCGTCCACGGACCACGTGGTCCCGCCGCCGTCCACCGTCGACACCGCCGCCCTGAGCGAGGAGCCGCTACCTGgtgagggggcgaggggggcggggctaacaGACTGGCTGGACTTACTCCTCAGTACAGTTCAAGTAGAAACAG TGAAGCCCGTGGTGAAGGCGGCTCGTCCTCCTCACGTGTGCGTCACCTGCAACAAGGAGTTCAAGAACAGCTACAACCTGCGGCGGCACCAGTCGGTCCACACGGGCATCAGGATGAAGGACCGGGCGGCCCGCGAGCGGgaggacggggggagggggggagggaggggggagaagcaGGCGGTgccgctctccctcctccagctcaccCTGCCCCCgcaggctcctccccctcccgccGTCGCCCCGGACACCATCCCCCAGCCCGGTCTCCACGCCAACCAGGAGAGCCGGCCCATCTCTGTGTCCATCGCCCCGGCAACCGTAACCATGGCTGCACCGCAGCAGCCCATCCAGGCAGCTGTTGTCATCGTGGGCTCCATGGAGCAG agTCGGAGCCCCGGcgcccacagcagcagcagcagcagcagcagccaggtgAGGAAGAACCACGCCTGCGAGGCGTGTGGGAAGGCGTTCAGAGACGTGTACCACCTCAACCGCCACCGGCTGTCGCACTCGGACGAGAAGCCGTACTCGTGCCCCGTGTGCCAGCAGCGCTTCAAGAGGAAGGACCGCATGAGTTACCACGTGCGCTCGCACCAGGGCGGCGTGGAGAAACCGTACGTGTGTCCGCACTGCGCCAAGGCCTTCTCCAG gccgGACCACCTGAACAGTCACGTCCGACAGGTTCACTCCACTGAACGACCCTTCAAGTGCACG ACGTGCACGTCGGCGTTCGCCACGCGTGATCGACTCCGGGCTCATCTGATCCGTCACGAGGAGAAGGTCCCGTGTCACATCTGTGGGAAACTGCTGTCGGCCGCTTACATCACCGACCACATGAGGGTCCACAACCAATCACAGCACCACGCCTGTCACCTGTGCAACCgca GCTTCACCACCCTCACGTACCTGCGTGTCCACGCTCAGAAGCACCACGGTCAGGAGTGGAAGGAGAGCGGCGGGGCGCGCGGCGGCTTTGGCGGGACGGGGGCGGGTGGCGTGCTGCTCTGCCAGCTGTGCGGCGTTCAGTGCAAGACAGCCACGCAGCTGCAGGGTCACATGGGCACGCACGCCAACCAGGGCAACGGCGGCGGCGCGGACCCGACAAGCTCGGGCACCGTGGGCAGCACCAGCGTGGCCGTCACCGTGTCCAGCGCCGCCAGCGCAGTGGGACTGCTGGTTACTGACTGCTCCAGTATCGTCCCCCAGACTCACAGCTAg
- the LOC118289108 gene encoding myc-associated zinc finger protein isoform X2 — MLLSEPASILTRDRAPRVRSPQATRRPQAPTELLLTAERSGANDRAPSSQADGGSSCSAAVRASCSRAPSPFSRPPPLRAPGRSSSMDTSWSNFLFQTPAAPTRSDTPLQSELLPELSDSSQTPSTDHVVPPPSTVDTAALSEEPLPVKPVVKAARPPHVCVTCNKEFKNSYNLRRHQSVHTGIRMKDRAAREREDGGRGGGRGEKQAVPLSLLQLTLPPQAPPPPAVAPDTIPQPGLHANQESRPISVSIAPATVTMAAPQQPIQAAVVIVGSMEQSRSPGAHSSSSSSSSQVRKNHACEACGKAFRDVYHLNRHRLSHSDEKPYSCPVCQQRFKRKDRMSYHVRSHQGGVEKPYVCPHCAKAFSRPDHLNSHVRQVHSTERPFKCTTCTSAFATRDRLRAHLIRHEEKVPCHICGKLLSAAYITDHMRVHNQSQHHACHLCNRSFTTLTYLRVHAQKHHGQEWKESGGARGGFGGTGAGGVLLCQLCGVQCKTATQLQGHMGTHANQGNGGGADPTSSGTVGSTSVAVTVSSAASAVGLLVTDCSSIVPQTHS, encoded by the exons ATGCTTCTATCCGAACCGGCCTCCATCTTAACGAGGGACCGAGCTCCGCGCGTCCGGAGCCCGCAGGCGACACGTCGTCCACAGGCCCCGACGGAGCTCCTCCTCACCGCCGAGCGGAGCGGAGCCAACGACCGAGCTCCGTCTTCACAG GCCGACGGAGGCTCGAGCTGCAGCGCGGCGGTTCGAGCGTCTTGTTCCCGGGCTCCGTCGCCCTTCTcccgccccccgcccctccGGGCCCCGGGTCGCTCCTCCAGCATGGACACGTCCTGGAGCAACTTCCTCTTTCAG ACGCCGGCGGCGCCGACGCGATCTGACACTCCTCTGCAGTCGGAGCTCCTCCCCGAGCTCAGCGACTCGTCTCAGACTCCGTCCACGGACCACGTGGTCCCGCCGCCGTCCACCGTCGACACCGCCGCCCTGAGCGAGGAGCCGCTACCTG TGAAGCCCGTGGTGAAGGCGGCTCGTCCTCCTCACGTGTGCGTCACCTGCAACAAGGAGTTCAAGAACAGCTACAACCTGCGGCGGCACCAGTCGGTCCACACGGGCATCAGGATGAAGGACCGGGCGGCCCGCGAGCGGgaggacggggggagggggggagggaggggggagaagcaGGCGGTgccgctctccctcctccagctcaccCTGCCCCCgcaggctcctccccctcccgccGTCGCCCCGGACACCATCCCCCAGCCCGGTCTCCACGCCAACCAGGAGAGCCGGCCCATCTCTGTGTCCATCGCCCCGGCAACCGTAACCATGGCTGCACCGCAGCAGCCCATCCAGGCAGCTGTTGTCATCGTGGGCTCCATGGAGCAG agTCGGAGCCCCGGcgcccacagcagcagcagcagcagcagcagccaggtgAGGAAGAACCACGCCTGCGAGGCGTGTGGGAAGGCGTTCAGAGACGTGTACCACCTCAACCGCCACCGGCTGTCGCACTCGGACGAGAAGCCGTACTCGTGCCCCGTGTGCCAGCAGCGCTTCAAGAGGAAGGACCGCATGAGTTACCACGTGCGCTCGCACCAGGGCGGCGTGGAGAAACCGTACGTGTGTCCGCACTGCGCCAAGGCCTTCTCCAG gccgGACCACCTGAACAGTCACGTCCGACAGGTTCACTCCACTGAACGACCCTTCAAGTGCACG ACGTGCACGTCGGCGTTCGCCACGCGTGATCGACTCCGGGCTCATCTGATCCGTCACGAGGAGAAGGTCCCGTGTCACATCTGTGGGAAACTGCTGTCGGCCGCTTACATCACCGACCACATGAGGGTCCACAACCAATCACAGCACCACGCCTGTCACCTGTGCAACCgca GCTTCACCACCCTCACGTACCTGCGTGTCCACGCTCAGAAGCACCACGGTCAGGAGTGGAAGGAGAGCGGCGGGGCGCGCGGCGGCTTTGGCGGGACGGGGGCGGGTGGCGTGCTGCTCTGCCAGCTGTGCGGCGTTCAGTGCAAGACAGCCACGCAGCTGCAGGGTCACATGGGCACGCACGCCAACCAGGGCAACGGCGGCGGCGCGGACCCGACAAGCTCGGGCACCGTGGGCAGCACCAGCGTGGCCGTCACCGTGTCCAGCGCCGCCAGCGCAGTGGGACTGCTGGTTACTGACTGCTCCAGTATCGTCCCCCAGACTCACAGCTAg
- the LOC118289108 gene encoding myc-associated zinc finger protein isoform X1, giving the protein MLLSEPASILTRDRAPRVRSPQATRRPQAPTELLLTAERSGANDRAPSSQADGGSSCSAAVRASCSRAPSPFSRPPPLRAPGRSSSMDTSWSNFLFQTPAAPTRSDTPLQSELLPELSDSSQTPSTDHVVPPPSTVDTAALSEEPLPGEGARGAGLTDWLDLLLSTVQVETVKPVVKAARPPHVCVTCNKEFKNSYNLRRHQSVHTGIRMKDRAAREREDGGRGGGRGEKQAVPLSLLQLTLPPQAPPPPAVAPDTIPQPGLHANQESRPISVSIAPATVTMAAPQQPIQAAVVIVGSMEQSRSPGAHSSSSSSSSQVRKNHACEACGKAFRDVYHLNRHRLSHSDEKPYSCPVCQQRFKRKDRMSYHVRSHQGGVEKPYVCPHCAKAFSRPDHLNSHVRQVHSTERPFKCTTCTSAFATRDRLRAHLIRHEEKVPCHICGKLLSAAYITDHMRVHNQSQHHACHLCNRSFTTLTYLRVHAQKHHGQEWKESGGARGGFGGTGAGGVLLCQLCGVQCKTATQLQGHMGTHANQGNGGGADPTSSGTVGSTSVAVTVSSAASAVGLLVTDCSSIVPQTHS; this is encoded by the exons ATGCTTCTATCCGAACCGGCCTCCATCTTAACGAGGGACCGAGCTCCGCGCGTCCGGAGCCCGCAGGCGACACGTCGTCCACAGGCCCCGACGGAGCTCCTCCTCACCGCCGAGCGGAGCGGAGCCAACGACCGAGCTCCGTCTTCACAG GCCGACGGAGGCTCGAGCTGCAGCGCGGCGGTTCGAGCGTCTTGTTCCCGGGCTCCGTCGCCCTTCTcccgccccccgcccctccGGGCCCCGGGTCGCTCCTCCAGCATGGACACGTCCTGGAGCAACTTCCTCTTTCAG ACGCCGGCGGCGCCGACGCGATCTGACACTCCTCTGCAGTCGGAGCTCCTCCCCGAGCTCAGCGACTCGTCTCAGACTCCGTCCACGGACCACGTGGTCCCGCCGCCGTCCACCGTCGACACCGCCGCCCTGAGCGAGGAGCCGCTACCTGgtgagggggcgaggggggcggggctaacaGACTGGCTGGACTTACTCCTCAGTACAGTTCAAGTAGAAACAG TGAAGCCCGTGGTGAAGGCGGCTCGTCCTCCTCACGTGTGCGTCACCTGCAACAAGGAGTTCAAGAACAGCTACAACCTGCGGCGGCACCAGTCGGTCCACACGGGCATCAGGATGAAGGACCGGGCGGCCCGCGAGCGGgaggacggggggagggggggagggaggggggagaagcaGGCGGTgccgctctccctcctccagctcaccCTGCCCCCgcaggctcctccccctcccgccGTCGCCCCGGACACCATCCCCCAGCCCGGTCTCCACGCCAACCAGGAGAGCCGGCCCATCTCTGTGTCCATCGCCCCGGCAACCGTAACCATGGCTGCACCGCAGCAGCCCATCCAGGCAGCTGTTGTCATCGTGGGCTCCATGGAGCAG agTCGGAGCCCCGGcgcccacagcagcagcagcagcagcagcagccaggtgAGGAAGAACCACGCCTGCGAGGCGTGTGGGAAGGCGTTCAGAGACGTGTACCACCTCAACCGCCACCGGCTGTCGCACTCGGACGAGAAGCCGTACTCGTGCCCCGTGTGCCAGCAGCGCTTCAAGAGGAAGGACCGCATGAGTTACCACGTGCGCTCGCACCAGGGCGGCGTGGAGAAACCGTACGTGTGTCCGCACTGCGCCAAGGCCTTCTCCAG gccgGACCACCTGAACAGTCACGTCCGACAGGTTCACTCCACTGAACGACCCTTCAAGTGCACG ACGTGCACGTCGGCGTTCGCCACGCGTGATCGACTCCGGGCTCATCTGATCCGTCACGAGGAGAAGGTCCCGTGTCACATCTGTGGGAAACTGCTGTCGGCCGCTTACATCACCGACCACATGAGGGTCCACAACCAATCACAGCACCACGCCTGTCACCTGTGCAACCgca GCTTCACCACCCTCACGTACCTGCGTGTCCACGCTCAGAAGCACCACGGTCAGGAGTGGAAGGAGAGCGGCGGGGCGCGCGGCGGCTTTGGCGGGACGGGGGCGGGTGGCGTGCTGCTCTGCCAGCTGTGCGGCGTTCAGTGCAAGACAGCCACGCAGCTGCAGGGTCACATGGGCACGCACGCCAACCAGGGCAACGGCGGCGGCGCGGACCCGACAAGCTCGGGCACCGTGGGCAGCACCAGCGTGGCCGTCACCGTGTCCAGCGCCGCCAGCGCAGTGGGACTGCTGGTTACTGACTGCTCCAGTATCGTCCCCCAGACTCACAGCTAg